The DNA sequence CGGTCTTCATGACCGAGAAGTAATTTGCCCTTTCTGCAATGGAGGTTTCGTGCAGGAACTGACCGAAATTCATGGCTCACCTACTGAAGAATATTTCATGCCTAACTCTGCGGACATTCCTCCCGGAGTGCCTCATATGTTTGATATTATGTACGCGTTGATGAGAGAAGGTGGTATTGGCTCGAGGAGAGGATTCAGGGGCGCTGCTGGTTCTATGATGAGAGAGGCAATTGCTGGCCAGAATCCCAACTTTGATGGTAGAAGGCATCTCAATTCAGTTCCAGAAGAAACACGGGGAATCATTCCTCCCACTCCTTTCATGGCATTTCACGGTCAAATACCCGATTCTGCCTTCTTGCACCACGGTAGAGCGGATGGACCGAGGGACATTGACTTCGATGATTATTTTATGGGCCCAGGACTGGAAGAACTGATCGAGTTTCTATCTCTGAATGACCAGAGAGGGCCAGCCCCTGCATCTCGTTCTGCAATTGATGCAATGCCGACCATCAAAATCACCCAGACGCATCTACGTGCTGATGCAGATTGCCCTGTCTGCAAAGAGGAATTTGAGTTGGGGTCAGAAGCGAGAATGATGCCTTGCCACCATATTTATCACTCCGACTGCATCATCCCCTGGTTAGTTCGGCACAATTCATGCCCGGTTTGCCGCTTTGAGATGCCTGCTCAGGGGAGTGATGGTAGTAGCCATGATGGAATGTGGAATGCTCGGCGAACCCATGGAAGGAATCGTCGCCTGTCTTCTACGAGGCCTCTCTAGCTCTTCATACCCAAGCATATCACTATGTCCAAAGGAATCGCCAGATGGGAGTGATCTGGAAATGACTGTTGGATTTCCGAGTGTCGCCTTTCAATAGATAAATAAGCACTTCCACAACACTGACGGAGGTAAAGAGATACTTCCCGGTGCATTTGTATATATGGGTAGGTGTGGGATTTCATATCGGACACGAAGTCTTTGCGGATTCTGTACTGTTTGTAACTCTGTTCCGTTCTTCAAAACACATGCCTGTTTAGACCTGCTGTTGTTGAAATGAACCCGCTGTTGCTGGCTTGCTCATATGTGAAGCATTGCAGATCACATCTGTGAATCTGAAATGCAGAGAAGGCGTTTTCTTGcttgatttcttgaaaatttctcatGCAGCTTGGTGTTTGCTTCAGTTGCCTTTTTTCATACGTTCGGCCTACTGTTTCGGGGTCTGTCTGGGATGACTTTTAGCttttaagattttgattttaatgTTGAAAAGTACAAGATgatattgttatttttcattttgacaGGAAAGTTATGAGCAAAACTCATAATTCACCCGAACAGACAGACTTAACTATCTGtttaaatggattataaatttattttttaatccatACTTTGATGTCATGGATTCTTAATGGATTCTTAAATGAGTTAGTTATAAGTCGACGGATGATAAATGGGTTTAGAAcgacaaaattaatatatatatatggaaataAGTTCACAATTATCCAAATCCGACCTGTGTAAGAATTTTCCTGCAAACGTGAGACTTCCTAGTTTCCGTCCCATGTGGAAGACCATGCGATGTATAACTTGTATTAACTACTTTTCTTTTaaagtaatttatttttaatataatttacataatattcaaaattaaaattatctttgaacgaaaatacccttgaccAGCGAGAATATTTGATCGGCCGGTGAGTTCGGACTTTTATTTAAAACTGTTATGTCATTTTAGggtcttatttgaaatattcgCTCgtggaataaaataaaataaatttagagACGGGATAAAATATGGCCACATCTTTTGGTGAAATTAGCTTTAGATGGGTCGGATCTTGTTCCTATTTTACATAGGGTGAATGATGGGTCCTATATACCAAATCTTATTTAACAGCTTTGTTTGGACATTAATCACATTAAACAGTTGTTATTGCAGAATAAACACTAGCAGATGGAGTAATAATTACACTGCGTTTTAGTAATGTGGTTAGGTTCGGATATGAATATAAGTCACTACATTCAAAATTGTGTATAAATGGATCGGTTTGGGCGGGATCATTTTCGACTCAACCCGCCATTTAACGACCCACTCAAGGGTAATCGGAGATCATTGCCGTAATTATCTACTTATTGCATTTCGTTCCACTTTTTGTATCGGGTAAAAGACATAAATGATCAATGAACTTTGAGCCGACATGTAatgtggtctccgaacttttaacttgttcagtttaatatgcaatgtcgtcatcaaattttaatttgttcaatatactTCTTGGACCAACTTAGTACATGAAATGTACGAAGATATTCAATATTAGAtccaaatttaaattaatataagaataatattttcgtattttcataGACTAAATTAAACGTATGCATGAAAAGTACTTCCCTCCGACCAAATTTACCGAACACGGCATTCACGTTGGCGTCCGAAGTGGAAAGGCGATTTCGGCGGCGAGTGAAGACAAGAAAGGGATTGATGAACCCTGATATCCGTTCGatacccttcttcttcttcttcttctgctgctgctgctcatTAATTTCCTACTCACCAACTTCACTTCAcctactctctctttctctctctctctctctctctctctctcttgctggaGAGTTTTTCGCCTTCGCGCGGAAGCATTCGGAGGATTGAGTTCGGCTTCGGAGCTTGACGATTGAGGATGATGGCGGCGACCACcgtggcttcttcttcttcttcttccttccactGCAATCGCATCGTCTACCCGTCGCCCAATTTCTCGCGGAGCAGCTGGGTCCGACCTTCCGTGCGACATGGTTCGTCTTCCTCTTGTCTGCGACGGAATGCGTCCGTCAGAGCCATGGTGTCCGAGCCGAAAACGGGGAAACAACAGCTCGAGGTCTTGTGGAACTCTCTCTGTTTGTGTTGTTGGTGTTGTTGGTGTTGCTGCGTGTAAGTGTTTGCTTGTTCGCGTTGCTGAGTGCTGGGTGTTGTTTTGGTTGTGGATGGATATAGATAGTGTATGATCCTGATGAGAGGATAAACCAGTTGGCTGATGAAGTGGACAGGGAAGCTCCTCTTTCTAGGCTCACTTTGTTCTCACCTTGCAAGGTACTTCTCTCCTCTTATTTAGGGATTTATctactttttttcttaaattttttttctgaggTTTTTTTGCTACAAGTATTCTGGTGGTTTTTGCACTGATTTTGGTAATCTATGGGGCAGGTTAATGTCTTTTTGAGAATCACTAGGAAGAGAGATGATGGGTACCATGATCTGGCCTCTCTGTTTCATGTGAGTTTTCTCAGTCTTGATCATCCTTTTTGCTTCCATGACCCTGTTTATGGTGCGAAATGTATTTAGGTATTGCTTTGGGTTCATATAGAAGCACAGTAGTGTAGCACGAGATTTTCGGAGGTTGGGCTAATCTATATGCGTGCTTCCAGGTAATTAGTTTGGGGGACATAATCAAGTTCTCTTTGTCACCTTCCCAAACAAAGGATGGACTTTCAACGAATGTGTCTGGCGTACCTCTTGATGACAAGAATTTGGTATTTCCTATACCTGAGGGGTTCGGTTCATTTCACTGTCACCGTGTTCTTGGCATCATTACAATAACTAATATGTGATTGtaattttctttgatgtttggCAGATTATCAAAGCACTGAATCTCTACAGGAAAAAGACTGGCAGCAACAAATTCTTTTGGGTGAGAAGCTGCCCCTTTTGTTGGTATTTGAGTCTGTTCATGTGTGCATATAATTCTGATAATTCCTCAAAACTGGCGGGTGTGGCAGAAAGTGTTGTCTCTAGACAGTAAATGATATTGCGTTTCTTATGTTCCATTTGCTTCAGTGAATTACATCAGGACTTTCATTAACTTTGAATTATTACAAACTACAGAGAATTGTGGCAATgttaaaaagcaaaaatgtCTTTGAATGTACAGTAAACATCAAAGTCAATGGGAATTACGGAattgtttttttggtaaagcaaaatttcttttttttttgggtaaagggAATTACGGAACTGTTGTCCCTAACTTAATCTTATATTGATGTAGACAAGAGTTCCAACTAAAAGGGATATCACAATTTTAGAGTAAATTATGCTGGAATCCCTATGTGTAATGTAAATAGCTGAACATCTGCCAGAGTCCCACATTCTTCTATGTCCTTCTCAGAGTTTTGACCAGAGACTCAAATTGGGACACATGGCAGGTCCATCTTGACAAAAAAGTACCAACTGGAGCAGGACTTGGTGGTGGAAGTAGTAATGCGGCAACTGCACTTTGGGCTGCAAACCAATTCAATAGTTGTATTGCAACTGAGAAGGAACTTCAAGAATGGTCTGGTGAAATTGGTTCAGatattccctttttcttctcccATGGTGCAGCATATTGTACTGGTCGAGGTGAGGTATGTCTAAACTTACAGAATACTTGCTGTTAGTCAGTTATTTTCTCGTTCCTTGTTCAAACCTTACTATTCCAGTGGTGTTTTTAGCAGAAAGCACTTCTATGGTATCCATTCATTTGCTCTATGAGCTTAAGAAGTCTATGGTGGTAGTGCTCTGTGCCTAGGTTCCCCAATAATGCTTTGGAAGGAAATAAAACTTGACCCTAACAAGACTCTGATTTCCTCCTCTTGGCCTTGCGGCCACTTAGTTGATTAGAGTGTTCATAAACCTGTGCTATGCATCTGCGTGGAAGATGATGAATTTATGATGATCTTCTAATTCATTAATCAGGTTTTTCTGTGTACTTCTTCTATACCTTTACGTTTTCTTTGGTAAGTTAATATGATTCCAAGTTGCACCCGGTCATTATATATCCCATATTTTTCTAGGTGGTTCAAGATATCCCTCCACCTATATCCTTGGACATTCCGATGGTTCTAATAAAACCTCCACAGGCATGTTCCACTGCTGAAGTTTACAAGGTAATAGAGTTGTGAGTAGTTAACAAAAACTCTAGTCACCTTACTCCCTATGTGCTGACAATTTTGTCCGAGGATGTCTTTTCCTATTCTCAGCGTCTACAGTTGGACAAGACTAGTAATGTTGATCCTTTAGCCTTGCTGGAAAAGCTGTCAAAGGATGGAATATCTCAAGATGTATGCATCAACGATTTGGGTAAATGAACATGACTGCACTTGATCTTGCCTTTCCTCTGTTGCTTTCTGTTCGGAAAACTTATTCTGTGTGACTTTGTGACCAACCAATTGTTgataccttttttcttttatatagtTTCATTTGCAGAGAATTCCTTTCATACTGCAATGAATATATAGATTTATATGATGCCAGGCTTATTTTGGCCAAGCAAAAGACTTATGATCAGACATTCTCATCTTATATTTGCTGGTGTTTGTCATAGAGACAGAATTATATGCTATCAGAAGTTTGATAGTTCAAATGTTTATATTTCCTTGCAGAAGCTCCAGCGTTTGAGGTACTACCATCCCTTAAACGGTTAAAGCAGCGAATAATGGCTGCTGGCCGCGGACAGTATGATGCTGTTTTCATGTCTGGAAGGTAcaacaaggaaaaaataaagtgaTACCAGTCTAAAGTTCTAATATCCTGTGCAGAGAGTAAAGTTGTCAGAGGAATATAtttattttgcttaaattaTCACCGAAAGCATCGGATGTTGATGTGACTTTTAAGGCTCAAATGTATACAAAGCCATTGTATTAGGATTGAGTAGGAAAAACCTTTATAGGTTTTTCATTCAATAGGAGGAGGCATTCATTAATTCTGCCAAAGTGAGTCCATAACGAAGCGTCAACCTAATCCTCAATTGTTGTAAGTGTATCACGTTCTTATATTTCTCATCCATTGACCTAAAATACTAGAAAAACCTTGAAG is a window from the Rhodamnia argentea isolate NSW1041297 chromosome 8, ASM2092103v1, whole genome shotgun sequence genome containing:
- the LOC115735448 gene encoding probable E3 ubiquitin-protein ligase RHC1A isoform X1 translates to MQRQVLCFLEDFHGFMLTNLVTSTMSDGEETHWCYQCRQRFGLHDREVICPFCNGGFVQELTEIHGSPTEEYFMPNSADIPPGVPHMFDIMYALMREGGIGSRRGFRGAAGSMMREAIAGQNPNFDGRRHLNSVPEETRGIIPPTPFMAFHGQIPDSAFLHHGRADGPRDIDFDDYFMGPGLEELIEFLSLNDQRGPAPASRSAIDAMPTIKITQTHLRADADCPVCKEEFELGSEARMMPCHHIYHSDCIIPWLVRHNSCPVCRFEMPAQGSDGSSHDGMWNARRTHGRNRRLSSTRPL
- the LOC115735448 gene encoding probable E3 ubiquitin-protein ligase RHC1A isoform X2; the encoded protein is MQRQVLSLVEESVTSTMSDGEETHWCYQCRQRFGLHDREVICPFCNGGFVQELTEIHGSPTEEYFMPNSADIPPGVPHMFDIMYALMREGGIGSRRGFRGAAGSMMREAIAGQNPNFDGRRHLNSVPEETRGIIPPTPFMAFHGQIPDSAFLHHGRADGPRDIDFDDYFMGPGLEELIEFLSLNDQRGPAPASRSAIDAMPTIKITQTHLRADADCPVCKEEFELGSEARMMPCHHIYHSDCIIPWLVRHNSCPVCRFEMPAQGSDGSSHDGMWNARRTHGRNRRLSSTRPL
- the LOC115735448 gene encoding probable E3 ubiquitin-protein ligase RHC1A isoform X3 is translated as MSDGEETHWCYQCRQRFGLHDREVICPFCNGGFVQELTEIHGSPTEEYFMPNSADIPPGVPHMFDIMYALMREGGIGSRRGFRGAAGSMMREAIAGQNPNFDGRRHLNSVPEETRGIIPPTPFMAFHGQIPDSAFLHHGRADGPRDIDFDDYFMGPGLEELIEFLSLNDQRGPAPASRSAIDAMPTIKITQTHLRADADCPVCKEEFELGSEARMMPCHHIYHSDCIIPWLVRHNSCPVCRFEMPAQGSDGSSHDGMWNARRTHGRNRRLSSTRPL
- the LOC115735447 gene encoding 4-diphosphocytidyl-2-C-methyl-D-erythritol kinase, chloroplastic — protein: MMAATTVASSSSSSFHCNRIVYPSPNFSRSSWVRPSVRHGSSSSCLRRNASVRAMVSEPKTGKQQLEIVYDPDERINQLADEVDREAPLSRLTLFSPCKVNVFLRITRKRDDGYHDLASLFHVISLGDIIKFSLSPSQTKDGLSTNVSGVPLDDKNLIIKALNLYRKKTGSNKFFWVHLDKKVPTGAGLGGGSSNAATALWAANQFNSCIATEKELQEWSGEIGSDIPFFFSHGAAYCTGRGEVVQDIPPPISLDIPMVLIKPPQACSTAEVYKRLQLDKTSNVDPLALLEKLSKDGISQDVCINDLEAPAFEVLPSLKRLKQRIMAAGRGQYDAVFMSGSGSTIVGVGSPDPPLFVYNEEEYKDVFLSEANFITRESNEWYREPASTATGACGSGPGFSSLP